One genomic region from Sphingobacterium multivorum encodes:
- a CDS encoding HlyD family secretion protein, giving the protein MKPKSRRTVVEAQLTRITNWLAAIVLLALLLWGANTLWMRVRYTYTNDAQVTQYINPIVSRVGGYVVSVHYHDHQLVKRGDTLLLIDNKEYKYEADQVAASVNKEAAEINVLHSQKEILQAEHESLRTSIAAGEARVTKQQLEYDRYNYLFQEKSATAQQLEDVKATLDVYKSELASLKHKLQASQERVHDVDMKKGVVDAERVRLTAAVGRKRLDVGYTVIRAPYDGQIGKRTIEKGQMISAGEVLGFIVNRETPTWVTANFKETQLRYLHLGNRVEVVADAYPDQKFYGKIISISPATGSAFSLLPPDNATGNFVKIVQRVPVRIELDKQRGAQQLLSGMNVNVSVSKKQP; this is encoded by the coding sequence ATGAAACCTAAATCACGCAGAACAGTTGTGGAAGCACAACTCACTCGAATCACCAACTGGTTGGCCGCAATTGTCTTGTTGGCATTATTGTTATGGGGCGCTAACACCTTATGGATGCGCGTGCGGTATACCTACACCAATGATGCGCAAGTAACACAGTACATCAATCCCATTGTTTCCCGCGTAGGAGGTTATGTGGTTTCCGTGCATTATCACGATCATCAATTGGTTAAACGAGGTGATACCCTATTGCTTATTGATAATAAGGAATATAAATATGAGGCGGATCAGGTAGCTGCATCCGTCAATAAGGAAGCAGCAGAGATCAATGTTCTTCATAGTCAAAAAGAAATCCTCCAGGCAGAGCATGAATCTTTGCGGACATCCATTGCTGCTGGTGAGGCACGTGTAACGAAACAACAATTGGAGTATGATCGATACAATTACCTGTTTCAAGAAAAGTCTGCAACAGCACAGCAACTGGAGGATGTAAAAGCGACTTTGGATGTCTACAAGAGTGAACTGGCTTCGTTAAAACATAAATTGCAGGCTTCACAGGAAAGGGTGCACGATGTGGACATGAAAAAAGGTGTCGTTGATGCCGAGCGCGTTCGTTTGACTGCAGCTGTTGGCCGCAAGCGGCTTGATGTTGGGTATACCGTTATTCGCGCACCCTACGATGGGCAGATTGGCAAACGCACCATTGAAAAAGGTCAAATGATAAGTGCTGGTGAAGTTTTGGGCTTTATCGTCAATAGAGAAACCCCAACCTGGGTGACGGCTAATTTTAAGGAAACGCAACTGCGCTATTTGCATCTTGGCAATAGGGTGGAGGTGGTGGCGGATGCCTATCCGGATCAGAAATTTTATGGCAAAATTATTTCCATCTCCCCGGCTACAGGATCAGCTTTCTCCCTTTTACCGCCAGATAATGCAACGGGCAACTTTGTGAAGATTGTACAACGCGTACCTGTTCGCATTGAGCTGGATAAGCAAAGGGGAGCTCAACAGCTTCTTTCGGGAATGAATGTAAATGTCTCGGTATCAAAAAAACAGCCATAG
- a CDS encoding DUF3050 domain-containing protein has product MNRIAEINEYIAAEREVLLQHPLYRKIKTIKNLRSFTEGHVYAVWDFMSLLKALQIKLTCTTLPWFASEHPSTRYLINEIVLAEESDEYIDGRRLSHFEMYLDAMDAMGADLHLVNKFIGHAKKSSDIFDVIATTTLDKRIKDFLNFTFEVIAEGEVHKIAAAFTFGREDLIPGMFTSILEEIKTNFPTANLDSFIYYFQRHIDLDGDEHGPLAMQMITDLAKDDDVKWAEMKEISKIALQKRIQLWNAIEDSLYG; this is encoded by the coding sequence ATGAATAGAATTGCGGAAATTAATGAATACATTGCTGCCGAACGCGAGGTATTATTGCAACACCCTTTGTATCGTAAGATCAAAACGATCAAGAATCTACGTTCTTTTACAGAAGGGCATGTTTACGCTGTATGGGATTTTATGTCTTTACTAAAAGCTTTACAGATTAAATTGACCTGTACGACTTTACCCTGGTTTGCGAGCGAGCATCCATCAACACGCTATCTGATCAACGAAATTGTATTGGCAGAGGAGTCGGACGAATACATTGATGGCCGCCGTTTGAGCCATTTTGAAATGTATCTGGACGCCATGGATGCCATGGGTGCCGATCTTCATCTGGTCAATAAATTTATCGGTCATGCCAAAAAATCGAGCGACATATTCGATGTCATCGCGACGACGACATTGGATAAGCGGATCAAAGACTTTTTGAATTTTACATTCGAAGTGATTGCTGAAGGTGAGGTGCATAAAATTGCTGCCGCCTTTACGTTCGGGCGTGAAGATCTTATTCCGGGAATGTTTACCTCTATCTTGGAAGAAATTAAAACAAATTTCCCTACAGCCAATCTGGATAGCTTTATTTATTATTTCCAGCGTCATATTGATCTGGACGGCGACGAGCACGGACCTTTGGCCATGCAGATGATCACAGATCTTGCGAAGGACGATGACGTTAAATGGGCAGAAATGAAGGAGATCAGTAAAATCGCGCTACAAAAAAGAATACAATTGTGGAATGCAATAGAAGATTCTTTATACGGATAA
- a CDS encoding TolC family protein, producing the protein MGLLVFTISDTFALDSLRMSLKDMIDKALQNSKYVEQSYLQLKESEVAVQQQRMELLPKISARASASYASNMPVYDQGLLNKPAQHDIIHYLYDSGLDFYLNLYNGHRDLMKIESKKLENELARIDWKNAAAQTKLEVCNLFLDLELSYSNKSLIEQDIADQRVQLQEIEHLYTAGVVLHSDVLRISLELSKRELLLVQIGHDIQAANQKLQLIGGITAEIIPLSEPFKVENPSYETLVAEARSHAFSLQKSEQEVVLKKLSVKQARSNYLPELGLTSTFTFANPQVFLYPYNPSWYNLSITGLKLNIPISAIYLNRNVVRGAQIALDRQQVKHHHEEEILENQLLQALLDYQLAIKQQDVCQNNKALALENARIIKNRYFKSSALITDLLDADMQYLKTLFDLETAHIALQKHYYFIEFLKGTI; encoded by the coding sequence ATGGGATTGTTAGTATTCACTATTTCGGACACCTTCGCCCTCGATTCTTTGCGTATGTCGCTGAAAGACATGATCGACAAAGCACTACAGAACAGTAAATACGTCGAGCAGTCCTATTTGCAGCTCAAAGAAAGTGAGGTGGCAGTCCAGCAGCAACGCATGGAACTGCTGCCCAAAATCTCCGCCAGAGCTTCTGCCAGTTATGCGAGTAATATGCCTGTTTATGATCAAGGCCTTTTAAATAAACCCGCCCAGCATGATATCATTCATTACTTGTACGATAGCGGTTTGGATTTTTATCTGAATCTCTACAATGGGCATCGCGATCTGATGAAAATTGAGTCCAAAAAATTGGAAAATGAGCTGGCCCGGATCGATTGGAAGAATGCTGCGGCGCAGACGAAATTGGAGGTTTGCAATCTTTTTTTGGATTTGGAACTGTCGTATAGTAATAAATCTTTAATCGAGCAGGATATTGCTGATCAACGGGTACAACTCCAGGAGATTGAACATCTGTATACGGCGGGTGTTGTCTTGCACAGTGACGTTTTGCGTATTTCGTTAGAACTTTCGAAACGGGAACTGTTGCTCGTTCAGATCGGTCATGATATTCAGGCTGCAAATCAGAAACTGCAGCTTATTGGAGGTATTACAGCGGAGATTATCCCCTTGAGCGAGCCTTTTAAAGTGGAAAACCCCAGTTATGAAACGCTTGTTGCCGAAGCACGAAGCCATGCTTTTTCCCTCCAAAAATCCGAACAGGAAGTTGTTTTGAAGAAATTATCAGTCAAACAGGCCCGATCAAATTATCTTCCTGAATTGGGGTTGACCAGCACATTTACCTTTGCCAATCCCCAGGTTTTCCTTTATCCCTATAACCCCAGCTGGTATAATCTGAGTATTACAGGGCTTAAATTAAACATACCAATATCAGCTATTTATCTCAATAGGAATGTGGTGCGCGGAGCACAAATAGCCCTGGACCGGCAACAGGTGAAACACCATCATGAGGAGGAAATTCTGGAAAATCAGTTGTTACAGGCGCTCTTGGATTATCAATTGGCGATCAAGCAGCAGGACGTCTGCCAAAACAATAAGGCACTGGCACTGGAAAATGCACGGATTATAAAGAACAGGTATTTTAAATCATCGGCGCTGATTACAGATCTTCTAGATGCGGATATGCAATACTTAAAAACACTTTTTGATCTTGAAACCGCACATATTGCGCTACAGAAACATTATTATTTTATCGAATTTTTGAAGGGTACTATCTAA